The sequence below is a genomic window from Eleginops maclovinus isolate JMC-PN-2008 ecotype Puerto Natales chromosome 20, JC_Emac_rtc_rv5, whole genome shotgun sequence.
GCTTGTGTTGTTGCTGGAAAGCGAATTACTGGTTCAAAATGACTATTCCAGCTTTAAACCACACCGGTGTGCTCTACAGACGGATCTTATCACAGTTTCCACAAGACATCAGTTTAGCTTTTGCTTATGGGTCTGGCGTTTTCAAACAACAGGGCACCGACCAAGGTCAAATGGGGGTAAGTGTCAGTGTTGTGAACTGTGTTCCACTAACTCTGATCATAACATTAGACTTGCACTGTTAGTTAATTGTACAACAGTCAAGTACAGGCTACCTAGCGTGCCAATgcttaaataaatgtcagacTAATGCTCAATTTTCCTAAAAGAAGATACTTATATATTGTGCTGTATTCCCTGCACTCCATTTTTAGTGCTGTTGCTATTGTCCAATGCTACATGGCTTTGCGGGTTTttagcctctctctctctctctctctctctctctctctgtcactcacacacacacacacacacacacacacacacacacacacacacacacacacacacacacacacacacacacaaacagtgtaAATTAGATATTTTTAGGAGATAGGCTCAATTTGAGTGGATGAAGTGATAGACATTGATCAGTTTTATTAATTTGGAACACAAAACATGATGAGATCAcaatatgattaaaaaatatgtcgATATTCTTAAGTGAGTGTAAGAGCTGTATCCTTATTAATTGAACAAGAAAATGTGACACTGCTGTGTTTACCTTTTTGATGAATTCAGAAAAACATGCTGGATTTTGTATTTGCCGTGGACGATCCAGTGACATGGCACACCATGAATCTGCTGCAGAATCGCAAACACTACTCCATCCTCAAGATGCTGGGGCCAACAACAATCAGCGCTGTACAAAATGAGCATGGGGCATCTGTATACTACAACACACTGGTGCCTGTGGATGGGAGGGTAAATAACTTACCTAGTTTTTTATAGTTTATGTTTTTTACTGCATCAATGCTACAATCCAccagactttttttctcatgtaaAAGTTATCAAGTTTTCATTAATAACAATTTCTTCATATCTGTTTCTTAAGTAGTAATATCTTTTCTGTTTGGtctgactttaaatatttgatttgagcAGCAGAAATATAAAGCATATTAGGAAAAGATATGCATAACACACATTCACTTTTTCTCCACATCCTGAAACTCTGTTaaaggcttttgttttgtttttttctagctGTAGTTTGTTAACTACATACTTTAATAAACTTCTTCTTTTTAGATAATCAAATATGGTGTGATAGGTACACAGAGCCTCATAGATGACCTGATGCACTGGAAAACCATGTATGTTGCTGGACGACTTCACAAACCGGTCAGTATCATGAAAAAAattctttgaaaaaaagttaattaaCCTACCACTATTCAGTTAAATCTTCAGGTGTTGCATAAGTGTGTATATATTAACATCCATGcacatgtgtgtctttgtgtaccCACGCAGGTGAAAATGCTTTTGCAGAATGAGAATGGAAAGCTCCGTGCTGCTTTGGTGGCCAACCTGAAGAGTGCTGTGACAGCCTCCTTCTCATGCTGCCAGAGAGCTTCACTGAGGAGGACCTCTTCCTGCAGATAGCTGGGCTCTCTTATGCTGGTAACTTGCgacatacaacaacaaaagctggaagaagattaaacacatacacattcataagATGCATACATGCTTGGACACAAGATTACCAAATCAGTTGAATTACTCATACAAAGACGAGGAGTCCAGACAGAtatgtgaaaataataatttcacttTTGTTCCCCCACTCGCTCACAGCACTTATTGCTGTTGTTATATAACACTATGGCCTTTGAATATTAATGCAAGTACAGTGCCCTCTGCAGGGTTCTGAGTTAGTTTGACTGGTGTATCTATAAAATGTATAAGACTTGTAGTTTGTCAACtaatgtgtttgatttgaacAGATGATGTGACATTAAAGCAGAGAAGTTAATGTTGGTCCTTTACATGTTAAGAATGTGCTTACAAAGGGAGTGTTGCCGTATGGATTCCTGAGTTACAGGAGCAGAAGGTAAAGTGATGAGTGTTGGATCtcgtaattatttttaaaactggaAACGTAACACTAAATGTTTAATATCTCAGCTTGTGTTACAGCACTGTTACTATTTCTATCCCTATGCTCTTGAAACACCCTCTGGGGATCAATACAAGCTTATCTTATCTCATCTTAGTACAGTGTAGGTTGAATTAAAAACTGTAAAGTATTCTACGCTAAAGGGGAAACATTTTGTCTTTGCCTCCTCAGGGGATTTTAGAATGGTGATCGGAGAAGATAAATCCAAGGTGGCCAATATCGTCAAAGACAACATTCAGCACTTCCGGATTCTGTACAGCAACATCCTACGGGACTGCCCACAAGTAGTGTACAAATCTCAACAAGGGAAACTGGAGGTAAAGAATGGCACACACAAATGCGCTGAACTAACACACTTTAATCATCTCATTTGATATGTCAGCAACACAAGAGAACACTGTGTATGCTGTGTCTTcagctttttcttctttaacatGCCTGTCTCAGATATCCATCTGAATAGCTACTCTTGAGGTTCATTCCTCACAAGAATCTTTTGTGAATTTACTCAATGTATAAACCAAGATTAATACTTAATTGGCAGAATGCATTTTATATGTAAGAATGTGATATTCTAGAAACTCTTGCCGATCTGTTACGGAACTATTTGCAAAAACAGATAGGCTGTCATTACTGCCATAAAATGCTCCCGTATACAAGGTGTTGTCAAAGACTTGGCAGTGAACTCTAAATAGGGTATTATCTGCAGGACCTACTGTgttaatgtgtctgtgttttcacatttgttgGCATGAGTACATATTTCTCTTCATGTTATTGTTGCACGGTTTActcttattttattctaattgttTTAAGTTTGCCACCACTCCTTGTTCTACCAAGGAAATAATAATCACACCAGCCTAGAAAAACAGGAATAAGTGGTTAGGAGGGTTTTAAGTGTGTGAGTAACACACAGTGCTTCCAACATGCACCAACCAACTCTAATATTTGTACAGCGACGTTTCCGACTACTGGCAGAGTATTATCTCAAATATGTCATGCTTGTTGCAATGCTgtgattgttttaaatgttgagtaGTTCATCTCACTTCAATCATTTCTACTAAACATCTTGATATACATTAATACCTGCAATAACAATGCACTCAATGCACTCATGTTTATTGGTCTACATTTGTGTCCAACTCCTCACAAGAGACCTGTGGATGTGATTGTTGGGTTAGTGCTGCCAGTGTTCATTTCAGAGGGATGTAATGTTATCTGCTTGGTTTCAGAAGGATTAAGGAAAAACTACTTGCCAGATTTCAATGAAACTTGCTTAAAAGGTGTAACACAGTCAAAGAAAGAACCCATAACATTTTGGAGCAGATGTGAATAATGTGAGAGGTGCATTACTTATGTTTCACTTATGGGTAGGGGTCTTGTGCTGCTTTCAAGTTCATTGGCAACTTGTGCTCCTGACTTGGAATATTCACATGAACAACCCCTCAAGTTTACAACAATAACACGTTGTTTGAAACAGTCCATGCAATAGAATACAGAAACCCTTTGTAACCTTCCTGTTGTTTCCACTTTGCTCATGAAGACCAAATTTTGAAGAACAACCTCCCAACTCAAGAAAATGGGGACAATCTGAGGAGCATTTTAATGCACCTTGCTGGTCTTGAGGGTGCCATTCaagtttaatatttttttgtgcCTGCAGGTTGACAAAAGCCCAGAGGGTCAGTTTATCCAGTTAATGGCATTGCCTCGGACCCTTCAGCAAAGGATTACAAAGCTGGTGGATCCTCCGGGGAAAAACAGAGACGTGGAAGAGATCCTGCTGCAGGTGGCTCAGGACCCAGACTGTGGAGCTGTCGTTCAACAAGGTTCGTCGGTTAATagagagagaggcaggcaggcagagaaagagggagaagtATACTTAggatttttcattcaaattcacTAAATGCTAAAGATAAAGGGTGATATTGTGTGTGGTGAATATTAAATAAGGTAGGATAGGCTACAAATGAATAATATTATGAATTCATTATACCAGCATAGGAGCAAATGGGGTGCACAGAATACATTTGCTGATGGATGAAAATTGAGCAagtaattaatcaaataaacatgtcaTCCCTCAGCACCAAGGCCCATTAGTGTGAAGATCCACCATCGCTTACCAAAATCTGACCTGTAGTGTTGTAGACTGAATGTGAATATGTCCAAATTGTCCTCGTGTTGATTGAGAATACTTATGTGTAGAACCCTTTTAAGTAGTGATTGATATAATCTTAAAGGAATGAAGTTGATACAGACTTTAAGATTGTATCCATATTGAAAtgaaggatgaatggaaaaaatgtaCTCCAGTGTTAATTTTTTTGTGTGATTACAAGACCTCTAGCTATAAGTAGCGTAACCATGTctgatacaaagaaaaaaagtttcatttttttagcatgtttttgctttttctcaGGTATTTCCTCTATTGTGAAATCCTCCAGTATAACGCAGAGTATCAAAGGGATTGCTACAGCAGGTAAGCACTCGTAGTTTAAGAAATATCCTTACGGTAGTTATTTTCATGCCCATTGTTACAGAAGAAGATGCATATTACTCTCACGTTGGTATGCTAAGATTGGAGCTAAAACCACTTAGCTTAGAATAAAGTAAGCACACCTACCTCTGTCCAGAGGTAACAAATGTACTTTACCAGCACTTCTAACATGTATTTGAATTAGAATTAGACTAGGTTATTACCCCTTTACACAGTCTTTGTACTAAGCTAACAGGTTGCAGGCCGTAACTTCATATCTACTGTACAGATACAAGAGGGTTATCAATCTACAAATCTTACTCTCCgcaagaaaacatttcaagaaGTCTTCCACTGTGTATTAACAACAGTTTTAATATTCTGttacttgaatgtgtttgttaatgttAAGTGTACTGCATGTCCTCTACAGGCTTATGGAAGACGGTGTCGTACAGCTCAAAGAAACTGATGAAGATGTGGAAGGGCTGGAGAAGGAAGCCTTCAGTCTCACAGATGTCCTGATACTGTCTGTTCACAAGTTGATCCTCTATAAACTGTCCGCCGATAACATACTTCCATCCTTTGATTTTTACCCTGACACACTGCTGAAAGAATCAAACTCTTACCTCTTGTTATATCACCACATAGCCTCCAGGAAGGGGATCTCTGAGTGTACGTCTGTGTTCGAGTAGTGTAGACTATCTGTACAGCTGCCCTTTATCATGCAATTCATAGTAGTTGTATGACATTTCATGAGCCTGACTGAACTAtgactgacattttaaatgtgtttagatCGGACCTTTCTGCATAATGACACTTTTGAATTATCGGAGTGTAAGATCCATTTTCTGTGTGGACAGCCAGATGACGGGCAGCTTAGAGATGAAAAGATATTTATGTGGGTCACTTTCATCTTTTGCAGAGAGAGTGCTTACAAATGTGGGCTAGCGTTGCATGTCACACTCACTTCTTATCCCACACTCACCTCCAAAGAGCTCTAATCTTTCATTACTTCACT
It includes:
- the tamm41 gene encoding LOW QUALITY PROTEIN: phosphatidate cytidylyltransferase, mitochondrial (The sequence of the model RefSeq protein was modified relative to this genomic sequence to represent the inferred CDS: inserted 1 base in 1 codon), coding for MTIPALNHTGVLYRRILSQFPQDISLAFAYGSGVFKQQGTDQGQMGKNMLDFVFAVDDPVTWHTMNLLQNRKHYSILKMLGPTTISAVQNEHGASVYYNTLVPVDGRIIKYGVIGTQSLIDDLMHWKTMYVAGRLHKPVKMLLQNENGKLRAALVANLKSAVTASFXMLPESFTEEDLFLQIAGLSYAGDFRMVIGEDKSKVANIVKDNIQHFRILYSNILRDCPQVVYKSQQGKLEVDKSPEGQFIQLMALPRTLQQRITKLVDPPGKNRDVEEILLQVAQDPDCGAVVQQGISSIVKSSSITQSIKGIATAGLWKTVSYSSKKLMKMWKGWRRKPSVSQMS